A section of the Ranitomeya imitator isolate aRanImi1 chromosome 7, aRanImi1.pri, whole genome shotgun sequence genome encodes:
- the RSL1D1 gene encoding ribosomal L1 domain-containing protein 1: MAETVQHGVDGEQVKKATKALLAYHKTKESGNLLLLNEHDWISLMLTVWKIPNQAQAIRIPLPHGIRPSTCEVCLFTKDEPNMSVEQTEKFYKKMLSQHGVKQITEVIPLKKMKKEYKPYEAKRRLLAGYDLFLADSRIRRLLPSHIGKHFYKEKREPQSVNLKHKYLAAELNRFIQGTQLHITNRGCCYSIRVGHTGMKVEDIAENILAVSQVLAEKLPMKWKNVKVLHLKSQSSVALPIYASSLDNLNSLGLVKTTPTKKKQQPAKKTTPAKKNKQQPAKKNKTTKKSADKKMRATTSKEQNEADGGEEEIPLLVPIQEPISTKKSKKRKSDIQKVSMVKKESKGSAENIQVSSTKKPTPKKRKMNDDVEVNKTPSKQKNKLASEEKYQKPEELETPPMRSILKKTPKKTPAKSALKLTKSAVKLTKSARKAPQTPKLKQKRKMKTPQSV; encoded by the exons ATGGCTGAAACCGTGCAGCATGGAGTGGACGGCGAGCAG GTTAAGAAGGCAACCAAAGCCCTACTCGCTTACCATAAAACCAAGGAGAGCGGCAATTTATTACTGTTAAATGAACATGACTGGATATCACTGATGCTGACTGTATGGAAGATCCCGAATCAGGCCCAAGCAATTAGAAT TCCTCTCCCTCATGGGATCCGACCGTCTACGTGTGAAGTTTGTCTCTTCACTAAAGATGAGCCTAACATGTCTGTGGAACAGACGGAAAAGTTTTACAAAAAAATGCTCAGTCAGCATGGAGTCAAACAGATCACAGAG gtcatccctttaaaaaaaatgaaaaaagaatacAAACCGTATGAAGCAAAGCGCCGATTGCTGGCCGGTTATGATCTGTTCCTTGCCGATTCTAGAATCCGACGACTCCTGCCATCCCACATTGGAAAACATTTCTATAAAGAGAAGAG AGAACCGCAGTCTGTTAATCTAAAGCACAAGTATCTTGCTGCCGAACTGAACCGCTTTATCCAGGGAACACAGCTTCATATCACCAACAGAGGCTGCTGCTA TTCAATACGTGTGGGTCACACAGGTATGAAGGTGGAAGACATTGCTGAAAACATACTTGCAGTTTCTCAAGTTCTAGCTGAGAAGTTGCCAATG aaATGGAAAAATGTCAAAGTTCTTCACCTGAAAAGCCAGTCATCGGTGGCTCTCCCGATCTACGCCTCCTCTTTAGACAATCTGAATAGCTTGGGCTTGGTGAAG ACAACGCCAACTAAGAAGAAGCAGCAGCCTGCCAAAAAGACGACACCAGCTAAGAAGAACAAGCAGCAGCCTGCCAAAAAGAACAAAACCACTAAGAAATCGGCAGATAAGAAGATGAGGGCCACTACTAGTAAAGAGCAGAATGAAGCAGATGGTGGAGAGGAGGAAATCCCTTTGCTGGTTCCTATACAGGAGCCCATCAGTACAAAGAAGAGCAAGAAAAGG AAATCGGATATTCAGAAAGTGTCCATGGTGAAAAAAGAAAGCAAAGGCTCTGCGGAAAATATACAAGTGTCATCTACTAAAAAACCTACACCTAAAAAACGCAAGATGAATGACGATGTCGAAGTGAACAAGACCCCAAGTAAGCAAAAAAATAAGCTGGCATCTGAAGAAAAGTACCAAAAACCTGAAGAGCTGGAGACTCCACCAATGCGCAGCATCCTTAAAAAGACTCCTAAAAAAACACCAGCCAAATCAGCACTAAAACTTACTAAATCTGCAGTGAAACTCACTAAATCTGCCAGAAAAGCCCCTCAGACCCCAAAACTGAAGCAGAAAAGGAAAATGAAGACCCCGCAGTCTGTTTAA